The proteins below are encoded in one region of Lactuca sativa cultivar Salinas chromosome 3, Lsat_Salinas_v11, whole genome shotgun sequence:
- the LOC111883304 gene encoding putative E3 ubiquitin-protein ligase XBAT35 isoform X1 — MGLQQSKDELLYQQVGYGNSEGIKSLRNEGAGLEWMDKEGKTPLILASMNPQLYDVAKTLIELGANVNGYRPGRHAGTPLHHAAKRGLEQMVKLLLSHGANALVMNDDCQTALDVARVKGYSNVVRAIENHICLFSGWLHELYGPGFLELLAPQLLSRKVWVVILPCGARKLTKPFKLELAIYSSLQDAKPRALIPLWKANMDEPNFNQPDPTVVLTSSNIPRRWRRKRCILHSQVRQSRIKLAPVNENEKQNLQRFCNACKGIPQVMHPSFPFNNQQSAIGPPQTTPMDTESPLAMTTTTATTTTLQSGSVVPPTPTPTAPTTYPDSTPTNKKNKWENNDEATTSTSYHPHTEYNTYSQIVPTAPPMVPSAPPLSDMVDDDGPIHYPSIDSVSAPSEKGKESNNDSSTCVICLDAPVEGACIPCGHMAGCMSCLTEVKGKNWGCPVCRAKIDQVVRLYAV; from the exons ATGGGTTTACAGCAATCTAAGGACGAACTATTGTATCAACAAGTCGGTTATGGCAACAGTGAAGGCATTAAATCGCTTCGCAACGAAGGTGCTGGCCTTGAG TGGATGGATAAGGAAGGAAAGACTCCTCTGATATTAGCTTCCATGAATCCACAGCTATATGATGTAGCAAAAACCTTGATTGAATTGGGTGCCAATGTAAATGGCTATCGTCCAG gtcgTCATGCAGGAACTCCTCTCCATCATGCTGCAAAAAGAGGCCTAGAACAGATGGTTAAGCTACTCCTTTCACATGGTG CTAATGccttggtgatgaatgatgacTGTCAAACTGCACTTGATGTTGCAAGAGTCAAAGGATATAGCAATGTTGTTCGTGCAATCGAG AATCACATCTGCTTATTCTCTGGTTGGCTGCATGAGCTTTATGGGCCAGGCTTTCTTGAACTACTTGCTCCTCAACTACTTTCAAGAAAAGT ATGGGTAGTTATACTACCATGTGGAGCTCGTAAACTTACAAAGCCTTTCAAGTTAGAACTTGCTATATATTCTAGTTTACAG GATGCGAAACCTCGCGCACTTATTCCACTATGGAAGGCTAACATGGATGAACCAAATTTTAACCAACCTGATCCTACAGTTGTTCTTACTAGCTCCAACA TCCCAAGACGCTGGAGAAGGAAGCGATGTATTTTACACTCCCAAGTTAGGC AGTCACGCATCAAACTTGCACCCGTTAACGAAAACGAAAAGCAAAACTTGCAACGGTTTTGCAATGCTTGCAAAGGAATCCCTCAG GTTATGCATCCTTCATTTCCATTCAACAACCAACAATCAGCTATTGGACCACCTCAGACAACCCCAATGGACACCGAGTCACCACTGGCTatgaccaccaccaccgccaccaccaccaccctccAATCTGGTTCAGTGGTGCCGCCAACACCGACACCCACGGCTCCTACCACCTACCCCGACTCTACTCCaaccaacaaaaaaaacaaatggGAAAACAATGATGAAGCAACAACTTCCACTAGTTATCATCCCCATACAGAATACAACACATATTCCCAAATTGTCCCTACAGCACCACCCATGGTCCCATCAGCACCACCGCTTTCAGACATGGTGGATGATGATGGTCCGATTCATTACCCCTCCATTGATTCCGTTTCTGCCCCTAGTGAGAAGGGGAAAGAGAGTAATAATGATTCTTCAACATGTGTTATATGTTTGGATGCACCGGTTGAAGGGGCGTGTATCCCGTGTGGTCATATGGCTGGATGTATGTCATGTTTGACCGAAGTCAAAGGGAAGAATTGGGGTTGCCCCGTTTGTCGTGCCAAGATTGATCAAGTTGTTCGGCTTTATGCTGTCTGA
- the LOC111883304 gene encoding putative E3 ubiquitin-protein ligase XBAT35 isoform X2, protein MGLQQSKDELLYQQVGYGNSEGIKSLRNEGAGLEWMDKEGKTPLILASMNPQLYDVAKTLIELGANVNGYRPGRHAGTPLHHAAKRGLEQMVKLLLSHGANALVMNDDCQTALDVARVKGYSNVVRAIENHICLFSGWLHELYGPGFLELLAPQLLSRKVWVVILPCGARKLTKPFKLELAIYSSLQDAKPRALIPLWKANMDEPNFNQPDPTVVLTSSNKSRIKLAPVNENEKQNLQRFCNACKGIPQVMHPSFPFNNQQSAIGPPQTTPMDTESPLAMTTTTATTTTLQSGSVVPPTPTPTAPTTYPDSTPTNKKNKWENNDEATTSTSYHPHTEYNTYSQIVPTAPPMVPSAPPLSDMVDDDGPIHYPSIDSVSAPSEKGKESNNDSSTCVICLDAPVEGACIPCGHMAGCMSCLTEVKGKNWGCPVCRAKIDQVVRLYAV, encoded by the exons ATGGGTTTACAGCAATCTAAGGACGAACTATTGTATCAACAAGTCGGTTATGGCAACAGTGAAGGCATTAAATCGCTTCGCAACGAAGGTGCTGGCCTTGAG TGGATGGATAAGGAAGGAAAGACTCCTCTGATATTAGCTTCCATGAATCCACAGCTATATGATGTAGCAAAAACCTTGATTGAATTGGGTGCCAATGTAAATGGCTATCGTCCAG gtcgTCATGCAGGAACTCCTCTCCATCATGCTGCAAAAAGAGGCCTAGAACAGATGGTTAAGCTACTCCTTTCACATGGTG CTAATGccttggtgatgaatgatgacTGTCAAACTGCACTTGATGTTGCAAGAGTCAAAGGATATAGCAATGTTGTTCGTGCAATCGAG AATCACATCTGCTTATTCTCTGGTTGGCTGCATGAGCTTTATGGGCCAGGCTTTCTTGAACTACTTGCTCCTCAACTACTTTCAAGAAAAGT ATGGGTAGTTATACTACCATGTGGAGCTCGTAAACTTACAAAGCCTTTCAAGTTAGAACTTGCTATATATTCTAGTTTACAG GATGCGAAACCTCGCGCACTTATTCCACTATGGAAGGCTAACATGGATGAACCAAATTTTAACCAACCTGATCCTACAGTTGTTCTTACTAGCTCCAACA AGTCACGCATCAAACTTGCACCCGTTAACGAAAACGAAAAGCAAAACTTGCAACGGTTTTGCAATGCTTGCAAAGGAATCCCTCAG GTTATGCATCCTTCATTTCCATTCAACAACCAACAATCAGCTATTGGACCACCTCAGACAACCCCAATGGACACCGAGTCACCACTGGCTatgaccaccaccaccgccaccaccaccaccctccAATCTGGTTCAGTGGTGCCGCCAACACCGACACCCACGGCTCCTACCACCTACCCCGACTCTACTCCaaccaacaaaaaaaacaaatggGAAAACAATGATGAAGCAACAACTTCCACTAGTTATCATCCCCATACAGAATACAACACATATTCCCAAATTGTCCCTACAGCACCACCCATGGTCCCATCAGCACCACCGCTTTCAGACATGGTGGATGATGATGGTCCGATTCATTACCCCTCCATTGATTCCGTTTCTGCCCCTAGTGAGAAGGGGAAAGAGAGTAATAATGATTCTTCAACATGTGTTATATGTTTGGATGCACCGGTTGAAGGGGCGTGTATCCCGTGTGGTCATATGGCTGGATGTATGTCATGTTTGACCGAAGTCAAAGGGAAGAATTGGGGTTGCCCCGTTTGTCGTGCCAAGATTGATCAAGTTGTTCGGCTTTATGCTGTCTGA